The DNA segment CCAAGCTGCGCAACGCCGGCCAAGTCTGCATTTCGCCCACGCGTTTCCTGGTACACAGCAGCCTGCAAAAGCAATTCACGGAAAGCGTGGTGAAGTACTTTGAGTCCGTCAAGGTGGGCAACGGCCTGGAAGCCGATTCCAAGATGGGCCCGCTGGCCAATCCCCGCCGCGTGACGGCCATGAAGGCGCTGGTGGAAAACGCCCACGCCAAGGGTGCGGACGTGCTGCTGGGCGGCAAGGCCCTGGGCGATGCCGGCAACTTCTATGCACCCACCATCCTGGGCAATGTGCCGCTGGATGCCGATGTGTTCAACAACGAACCCTTCGGCCCCGTGGTCGCCATGCGCAGCTTCGAGAAGCTGGAGGAGGCCATTGCCGAAGCCAATCGCCTGCCCTATGGCCTGGCGGCCTATGCCTTCACCCGCTCGCTGAAGTCGGCCCACCAGCTCAGCCAGCAGGTGGAAACCGGCATGCTGTGGATCAACCAGCCCGCCGTGGCGTCGGCGGAAATGCCTTTCGGCGGCATCAAGGATTCGGGCTATGGCTCCGAAGGCGGCACGGAAGCGCTGGAAGCCTATCTGATTCCCAAGGCCGTCTCGATTGCCATGGTGTGAGCACCGGCCCCGCTGACGGGGCTGCTGCTGCAAAACGGCCACCTGCGGGTGGCCGTTTTGCTTTCTGCCGTGCAGCCGGCTGGCCCGGCCGGTTGCAACATCTGGCTTGTCCTACAGCCAGCGGCCGAGAGGGCATTGCAGGATGCGGTGCAGAAGCACCTGTGTGCCGCGAAAGGAGCCTCCATGCCCTCCAAAGCCCCTACCTTGCAAGCGCTGTTCGTGCAGCTCGGTCTGGCGGCAGATGAGCTGGCCATCTTGCGCTTCATCCGCCAGCACCGCCCGATGCCCCCCGACGTGGACATGCTGCATGCCCGGTTCTGGACCCCTTCGCAGGCCGCGGTGCTGTGGCGGCTGCGCCGCCGGGGGCCGCACTGGGTGGAAGTACTGGACCAGTTGGAGGCCGCATTGCGCGGCCACCGTGGTCAGCAGCAGGAAAGCGCCTGACCCCGGTGTTCTCTGGCGAGCGCAGGCCGGCAGGGACGGCCCGTGCGATGGGGCGTTGCCGCAGCGATGGCTGTCAGAGCCACTGCGGCAGCCACAGATTCAGCAGCCAGCCTGCCCCCAGCAGCCAGCCAAACAACACCAGGGCCAGCAGCAGCGGCCGGGTGCCGGCGGCGCGCACGGCCGCGATGTGGGTGGTCAGTCCCAGGGCGGCCATGGCCAGGGTCAGCAGCAGCGTATCCAGCTGCACACCGGCCTGCACCAGCGCAGCGGGCAGCACGCCCAGGGAATGGATGCCAGCCACCAGCACAAAGCCCAGTGCAAACCAGGGGATGGTGATGCGGCTGTGCGGGGCGGCGGCCTTGACGGAGCCGCTGTCCATTGGCTGATGGTCGGCGCGGCGCTCGCTGCGCGCCAGCCACCACGACAGCACCAGCAGAAATGGGGCCAGCATCATCACCCGCACCATCTTGGCAATCACCGCCATGTCGGCCGCATCGCGGCCCACGGCTTCGCCGGCAGCCACCACCTGGGCCACTTCGTGCACGGTGGAGCCCACATACAGGCCGTACTGCTGGGCGCTCACCTCGAACCAGCCATGCGCAGCATTCCAGTTAAACAGCGCCGGATAGAGAAAGGTGGCCACGGTGCCGAACACCACCACGGTGGCCACGGCCACCGCCACATCGGACGCCCGGCCCTTGGCCACCGGTTCGGTGGCCAGCACGGCGGCCGCACCGCAGATCGCACTGCCGGCCCCCACCAGCAGGCTGGTGCGCGGATCCAGGCCGAACACGCGCCGGCCCAGCCATTGGGCCAGCACAAAGGTGCTGGAAAGCACCAGCGCGTCGGTGGCGATGCCGGCCCAGCCCAGCTGGCCCATGTCCTGGAAGGTCAAGCGCAGGCCATACAAGACGATGCCGGCGCGCAGCAGCCGCGCCTTGGACAGGCCCACGCCGCTGGCGCAGGAGGCGGCCAGGCGGGGGTAGACGGTGTTGCCCAGCACCATGCCCAGCACGATGGCCAAGGTCAGCGCGCTCAGGCCGCGCTCGGCCAGGGCCGGCAGCGTGGCGGCCCACAGGGAGGCGGCGGCGATGGCACCACACAGCAGCAGACCGGGCAGCCACTGCTGCAGGTGCTGGCCGGCGCGGGCCCAGACGGACAAGGGAAATGCGGAAGTGGACATGGCAGACACGGCCGTCCACGGGAGTGAAAAGCGTGCCAGGACCGGCCTGGAGCGTGGGCGACGGTCTGCACTTTAGATAATTTGGTTATATTTGTATAACCGATAGTTTGTGTAAAGACTATCGATGAAACAGGTAGATTCATGCGCCAGATCACGCGAAAAGGAGAGTGCCCATGCTGCATCTGACGCTGCGCCAGGTGGAAATATTCTGCGCGGTGGCCCAGTCCGGCAGCACCGTGGCGGCGGCCCAGGCGGTGTCGCTGTCCCAGTCCGCCACCAGCGCCGCGTTGCAGCAGCTGGAGCGTGCGCTGGGCAGCCAGCTGTTCGAGCGGGTCGGGCGCCAACTGGTGCTCAACGATGCCGGCCGCGCCCTGCTGCCGCAGGCGCTGGGGCTGCTGGAGCAGGCGCGCGCAATCGAGCAGGCATTTGTCGTGCAGGGCTGTGGCCTGCCGGTGCGGCTGCGGCTGGCGGCCAGCACCACCATCGGCAGCTATGTGCTGCCGCCGGTGCTGGCGGCGTTGGCGCGCAGCCACCCGCAGGTGGCGGTGGACCTGCAGATTGCCAACACCGCCGAAGTGGCCGAAGCGGTGCTGGCGCTGGAGGTGGATCTGGCCTTGATCGAAGGGGCCAGCCACTGGCCGGGGCTGGAGGTGCAGCCCTGGCTGCGCGACGAGCTGGTCATCGTCAGTGCGCCCCACGACCCGCTGGCAAGGCAGGCTGCCGGCCAGCCACTGGCATCCGACGCGCTGCGCAGTGCCCGCTGGCTGCTGCGCGAGGCGGGCTCGGGCACCCGCGAAATGGTGGAGCACGCGCTGCTGCCGCACCTGCACCAGTTGCATGCGGCCGCCACCCTGGGCAGCTCCGAAGCCATTGCCCGCTGCGTGGCCCAGGGGCTGGGCATCAGCTGCCTGCCACGTGTGCTGGTGCAGCCCTTGGTGGATGCGGGTGAGCTGGTGGTGCTGCCCACCCTGCTGCCGCAGATGCAGCGCTATTTCTCGCTGGTGCAACGGGCGGGCAAACGGCGTTCGCCGGCACTGCAGGCGTTTGTGGACGCCTGCCGGGCGATTGCGCCGCCATCCACGGATTGAGTGACCGGGCGGCTGCTGGGGCTGCAGCGGCTTCGCCAACGTGCCACTTCGCTTGCGGCCGCCGCTTTTGGCCCTATATTGGAATCACAAGCCCGGCGTGGGCTGCGCAGCGCCGGATGCCATCACCAGGGAGGCCACCATGAAAACCATCGACGAAATGCTGCACCTGGACCTGCTGACCCACGAACAGCACCTTCAGATCAGCACCTGGATTGACGCTGCAGATACCCCCGAAGCCATTTTGCAGATGCCCGCCTCCTTGTGGCAGGCCGTGGAGCGCGCCAGCCAGGCCATGGGCGTGAACGAGGATTTGCTGCGGCCGCCGGCACTGGACGCGGGCAACGCCGTCTTTGGCTGACGCGCAGCAGGCGCCGGGCCTGTGCGCAGGCCGGGGGCGGAAATCCCCCTGCCATCGCAGGCATGCCGCTGAATTCGCCCGCTCCATCCCCGTTTCTTGTCCGCCCGGCTGCCGCCGCCGATATCGATGCCATCTTCCATGTCCGGACTTCGGTCCGGGAAAATGCGCTCACAGGGGACGAGCTGGCAGCGCTGGGCATCACGCCCGCTTCCATCCATGCGGCGATCACAGCGGCACCGTGTGCCTGGGTGGCCGAACGCGATGGCAAGGTGGTGGGCTTTGCCATGGCCGATTTGCCCGAGGACTGCCTGTTTGCCGTGTTCGTGCTGCCGGAGCATGAGGGGCAAGGGGTGGGGCGCCAGCTGATACAGGCCGGCGAAGCCGCGCTGTTCCGGCACCATCCGGTCATCTGGCTGGAAACGGATGCGGCCAGCAGGGCCGCTGCCGTGTACCGGCATCTGGGGTGGACACCGGCCGGCGATGCGGGCGACGGGGATGTGCGCCTGCAAAAGCTGCGCCCCTGACGCGATAGCGGGAGCCGTGCAGGGGACGCTCCCCGACGGATGCGACCCGTTGCTGTGGCAATTGCTTCGGGCACCCCGAGGCCGGGCAGGTGCCGACGGCAGCAGCTCCGGTGCGCTGCCGCCGTGGTGTTTACTTCTTCAGCGGAATCGGCGTGCCCGCGGGCACGGCCACGGCGGTGACGCTGTTCTGGGGTGAGCCTTCGATCACCCGGTCGGAATAGGTCATGTAGACCAGGGTGTTGCGTTTGGCATCCACCATGCGCACCACGCGCAGGCGCTTGAACAGCAGCGAGGTCCGTTCGGTGAACACTTCTTCCTGCTGGCGCAGGGGCTGGGGAATCTGGATGGGGCCGGTGGCCTGGCAGACGATGGAGGCTTCGGAGCGGTCTTCGGCCAGGCCCAGCCCGCCCTTGATGCCGCCGGTCTTGGCGCGCGAGACATAGCAGGTCACGCCGGCCACCTTGGGGTCGTCATAGGCGTCGACCACGATCTTGTGGTCCGGGCCAATCAGCTTGAACACCGTGTCCACGGCGCCAATTTCTTCGGATGCGGCGGCACGGGTGGCCGGTGCCAGGGTGGTGAGGGCCGCCAGCAGCAGGGCGGACAAAGCAGGGCGCAGGGCAATGTGGTGCATGGCTGCCAAGCATACGCGCTGCGCGGGTGGGCGCCGGGCCGGCGATGGCACTGTGCCAGGCCCTGGTTTGCAAGGGACCACGGGCAGGCGTGTACCGGCCGCGGGACAATCCCCGTCCTCCACCACGGCAACCGGGGCGCACAGCGCGCCCAGACCGGTGGCCGGTGGAGCAGGCATGCCATGGCGGTTGCCGGACCCCGGGTCTTTCGGGTGTCTGCGACGGCCGCGCTGCATGCCTGCAGGCCCGGTGCACCGGGTGCCCAGCGCATGGCGCTGGCAGAACGCCCGCCCCGCGATGCCGGCCCTGACTGCCGCTGCGTTGCGGCATGGCCCACAGCCCCCGTGCAGTCTCCATGCGCGCGCGGCTTCTGAATTCAGAGTTTCCACCCGGTGGCACAGGCTGCGGGGGTGGGCTTTTCTTTTCCCGGAGGAAATGGTTTGGTAGGAATGCGAGAGAAGAACGTTGCGGCGTTGCCCGTGCTGGGCCGGTCTGCGCTGCTGTGGATGGCGCTGGCCTGTGGACTGTGCGCGGGCGGCAATTATTTCAACCAGCCGCTGCTGCACTCGATTGCCCGGCACTTTGGTGTGGACCAGGGAGTGGCGGCACTGTCGGTCACCTTGGCGCAGTCGGCCTATGCGCTGGGCCTGCTGCTTCTGGTGCCGCTGGGCGACATGCTGGAGCGGCGCAGTCTGGCGGTGGCCTTGATGCTGCTGGCGGCGGCCGGCCAGGCCATGGCGGGCTGTGCACCGTCGGTGGGCGGCTTCATGCTGGGCACGGTGGTGGCGGGCCTGTTTTCCGTCGCAGCCCAGGTGCTGGTGCCCATGGCGGCGGCGCTGGCCGCGCCCGGCCACAGCGGTCGCAATGTGGGGACGGTGATGACCGGGCTGCTGCTGGGCATTTTGCTGG comes from the Comamonas terrigena NBRC 13299 genome and includes:
- a CDS encoding DUF2789 family protein — encoded protein: MPSKAPTLQALFVQLGLAADELAILRFIRQHRPMPPDVDMLHARFWTPSQAAVLWRLRRRGPHWVEVLDQLEAALRGHRGQQQESA
- a CDS encoding YeiH family protein — its product is MSTSAFPLSVWARAGQHLQQWLPGLLLCGAIAAASLWAATLPALAERGLSALTLAIVLGMVLGNTVYPRLAASCASGVGLSKARLLRAGIVLYGLRLTFQDMGQLGWAGIATDALVLSSTFVLAQWLGRRVFGLDPRTSLLVGAGSAICGAAAVLATEPVAKGRASDVAVAVATVVVFGTVATFLYPALFNWNAAHGWFEVSAQQYGLYVGSTVHEVAQVVAAGEAVGRDAADMAVIAKMVRVMMLAPFLLVLSWWLARSERRADHQPMDSGSVKAAAPHSRITIPWFALGFVLVAGIHSLGVLPAALVQAGVQLDTLLLTLAMAALGLTTHIAAVRAAGTRPLLLALVLFGWLLGAGWLLNLWLPQWL
- a CDS encoding LysR family transcriptional regulator — translated: MLHLTLRQVEIFCAVAQSGSTVAAAQAVSLSQSATSAALQQLERALGSQLFERVGRQLVLNDAGRALLPQALGLLEQARAIEQAFVVQGCGLPVRLRLAASTTIGSYVLPPVLAALARSHPQVAVDLQIANTAEVAEAVLALEVDLALIEGASHWPGLEVQPWLRDELVIVSAPHDPLARQAAGQPLASDALRSARWLLREAGSGTREMVEHALLPHLHQLHAAATLGSSEAIARCVAQGLGISCLPRVLVQPLVDAGELVVLPTLLPQMQRYFSLVQRAGKRRSPALQAFVDACRAIAPPSTD
- a CDS encoding GNAT family N-acetyltransferase, which encodes MPLNSPAPSPFLVRPAAAADIDAIFHVRTSVRENALTGDELAALGITPASIHAAITAAPCAWVAERDGKVVGFAMADLPEDCLFAVFVLPEHEGQGVGRQLIQAGEAALFRHHPVIWLETDAASRAAAVYRHLGWTPAGDAGDGDVRLQKLRP
- a CDS encoding CreA family protein, yielding MHHIALRPALSALLLAALTTLAPATRAAASEEIGAVDTVFKLIGPDHKIVVDAYDDPKVAGVTCYVSRAKTGGIKGGLGLAEDRSEASIVCQATGPIQIPQPLRQQEEVFTERTSLLFKRLRVVRMVDAKRNTLVYMTYSDRVIEGSPQNSVTAVAVPAGTPIPLKK